A region of Paractinoplanes abujensis DNA encodes the following proteins:
- a CDS encoding GNAT family N-acetyltransferase, translating into MTAPRIIPPTIPSGRLAARPQPTLTTSDGLVLRPWRTADAPVFLAAYQDPAIQRWHGRIPASEDEVRTWFEQYREGWQQERGASWAVTRDGDEVLGRMALGQFDLHEGNAVFAYWVLPAARGSGVAPRALAAVSAWAFGEAGFHRVELSHSTRNNASCRVAVKAGFALEGTKRSEAVHADGLRHDMHLHARIRGDG; encoded by the coding sequence GTGACCGCACCCCGGATCATCCCGCCCACCATCCCGTCCGGCCGCCTCGCCGCGCGTCCGCAGCCCACGCTCACCACATCGGACGGCCTGGTCCTGCGGCCGTGGAGGACGGCCGACGCGCCCGTTTTCCTGGCCGCCTACCAGGATCCCGCCATCCAGCGGTGGCACGGCCGGATCCCGGCCTCCGAGGACGAGGTCCGGACGTGGTTCGAGCAGTACCGGGAGGGCTGGCAGCAGGAACGCGGCGCCAGCTGGGCGGTCACCCGCGACGGTGACGAGGTGCTCGGGCGGATGGCGCTGGGACAGTTCGACCTGCACGAGGGTAACGCGGTCTTCGCGTACTGGGTGCTGCCCGCCGCCCGCGGCTCCGGCGTCGCCCCGCGCGCGCTGGCCGCGGTCAGCGCGTGGGCCTTCGGCGAGGCCGGCTTCCACCGCGTGGAGCTCAGCCACTCGACCCGCAACAACGCCTCCTGCCGGGTCGCCGTCAAGGCCGGTTTCGCGCTCGAAGGCACCAAGCGCAGCGAGGCCGTGCACGCCGACGGCCTCCGCCACGACATGCACTTGCACGCCCGCATCCGCGGCGACGGGTGA
- a CDS encoding epoxide hydrolase family protein — MPKVIPAEAAALDDLRARLRATRWPDMPEEAGWELGIDVACLRDLVAYWADGFDWRAQESALDQFPHVRRNGVHAIHARGVGPAPFPLVLCHGWPDSFWRYLKVIPLLTDPGGHGGDPADAFDVVVPDMPGYGYSARPAQPLNAIDVADLWAALMTDLGHRRFGAAGGDMGSHVARYLALDHPDRVTAVHRTDVGLPVFTGDPASLSREEREFLRHAAEWGAREGAYGMMHRTKPQTAAVGLNDSPAGLAAWIVEKMHAWSDPGYSFTRDDLLTNVTIYWLTGTIGSSIRMYHANAAIDPAQLQRRVEVPSGFTLFAGDVVRPPHAWLHRVANTVRINEVPRGGHFAPFEQPEAYARELRDFFRPYR, encoded by the coding sequence ATGCCGAAGGTGATCCCGGCCGAGGCGGCCGCGCTCGACGATCTGCGGGCCCGGCTGCGGGCCACTCGCTGGCCCGACATGCCCGAGGAGGCGGGCTGGGAGCTCGGCATCGACGTCGCCTGTCTGCGTGACTTGGTGGCATATTGGGCCGACGGTTTCGACTGGCGTGCGCAGGAGTCGGCGCTCGATCAATTCCCGCACGTACGGCGTAACGGCGTGCACGCGATCCACGCCCGCGGCGTCGGCCCGGCACCGTTCCCGCTGGTGCTCTGCCACGGCTGGCCCGACTCGTTCTGGCGCTACCTCAAGGTGATCCCGCTGCTCACCGACCCGGGCGGGCACGGCGGCGACCCGGCCGACGCGTTCGACGTCGTGGTCCCCGACATGCCCGGCTACGGGTATTCCGCGCGGCCCGCCCAGCCGCTCAACGCGATCGACGTGGCCGACCTGTGGGCCGCCCTGATGACCGACCTGGGCCACCGCCGGTTCGGGGCCGCGGGCGGCGACATGGGCAGCCACGTGGCGCGTTACCTGGCCCTCGACCACCCCGATCGGGTCACCGCCGTGCACCGCACCGACGTGGGCCTGCCCGTCTTCACCGGCGACCCGGCCTCGCTGAGCCGCGAGGAGCGTGAGTTCCTGCGTCACGCCGCCGAGTGGGGCGCGCGGGAGGGGGCGTACGGGATGATGCACCGCACCAAGCCGCAAACAGCCGCCGTCGGCCTCAACGACTCCCCCGCCGGCCTGGCCGCCTGGATCGTCGAGAAGATGCACGCGTGGAGCGACCCCGGGTACAGCTTCACCCGCGACGACCTCCTCACCAACGTCACTATCTACTGGCTCACCGGCACGATCGGCTCGTCGATCCGGATGTATCACGCCAACGCCGCCATCGACCCGGCCCAGCTGCAGCGCCGTGTCGAGGTCCCATCCGGTTTCACCCTGTTCGCCGGCGACGTGGTCCGCCCGCCGCACGCCTGGCTCCACCGCGTCGCCAACACGGTCCGCATCAACGAGGTCCCGCGGGGCGGGCACTTCGCTCCGTTCGAGCAGCCCGAGGCGTACGCGCGCGAGCTCCGCGATTTCTTTCGCCCCTACCGCTGA
- a CDS encoding S66 peptidase family protein produces MVRAGRLVEGDLVVLLSPSGASEPGRVAGTVAALEGWGLRVRLGEHAGGRHLFFAGTDDQRLADLNAALRDPEVRGVFCLRGGYGMQRIVDRVDFAAVRDDPKVVIGFSDITALHVALWREAGLVTVHGPTAGQFERGPGSLTVRAARRAVTTSEPVTVVADDGELTHGVRVEGVAEGKLLGGNLAMLATTVGTRHALDTDGAILLLEDVDEEPYRVDRMLVHLRRAGWLDGVRGIALGQFTNCVGGNPSYPPVADVLRDQLTALGVPVLGGLPIGHGDEQVAVGLGVSARLDTEAGTLVAGPAVT; encoded by the coding sequence ATGGTCAGAGCGGGACGGCTGGTCGAGGGCGACCTGGTGGTGTTGCTCTCGCCGTCGGGGGCCAGCGAGCCCGGGCGGGTGGCCGGCACCGTGGCGGCGTTGGAAGGGTGGGGCCTGCGGGTTCGGCTGGGGGAGCACGCCGGTGGGCGGCATCTGTTCTTCGCGGGCACCGATGACCAGCGGCTGGCCGACCTGAACGCGGCGCTGCGGGATCCCGAGGTGCGGGGAGTGTTCTGCCTGCGCGGGGGTTACGGGATGCAGCGGATCGTGGATCGGGTCGACTTCGCGGCGGTGCGCGACGATCCCAAGGTGGTCATCGGGTTCTCCGACATCACCGCCCTGCATGTGGCGCTGTGGCGGGAGGCGGGACTGGTGACGGTGCATGGGCCGACCGCGGGGCAGTTCGAGCGGGGGCCCGGATCGCTCACCGTGCGGGCCGCCCGGCGCGCGGTCACCACGAGCGAGCCGGTCACCGTGGTCGCGGACGACGGCGAGCTGACCCACGGCGTACGGGTGGAAGGGGTGGCCGAAGGAAAGCTGCTCGGCGGGAACCTGGCCATGCTGGCGACGACGGTCGGAACCCGGCACGCGCTCGACACCGACGGCGCGATCCTGCTGCTGGAGGACGTGGACGAGGAGCCCTACCGGGTGGACCGCATGCTCGTGCACCTGCGGCGGGCCGGCTGGCTCGACGGGGTGCGCGGGATCGCGCTCGGGCAGTTCACGAACTGCGTCGGCGGGAACCCCAGCTACCCGCCTGTCGCAGACGTGCTGCGCGACCAGCTCACCGCACTGGGCGTGCCGGTGCTGGGCGGCCTGCCGATCGGGCACGGCGACGAGCAGGTCGCGGTCGGCCTCGGCGTCAGCGCGCGGCTGGACACCGAGGCCGGCACCCTCGTGGCCGGCCCCGCGGTCACCTGA
- a CDS encoding hybrid sensor histidine kinase/response regulator, whose amino-acid sequence MPRTAAEETIVPEQLYILGNLVIMVAYASIMTAILVPVIRAKQLWSNKLAVTTSMIFFSCAVGHGLHAFMAIRASQDGGHGHLQPGWEWPSAAWDLFTALVGVYYWTLRRSYKVLLGGSIFTSPGEQHRISEADAREQAARNAAEKHRATLAAVVEHTDDAIIGVNLEGRVTAWNRGAERLFGYNAGSAIGQPMSIFSGDSAAADQMAMIARVRHGERVHYEARRVHRNGSPLELSINMAPIRDTVGVVTGVSVTAREISALKAAADERRADEDRAHQVQRMESLGKLAGGLAHDFNNILGIIVNYTEFAIDETADKPAVREDLEHVRAAADRAQDLTRQLQTFTRGAGGRPVDVDLTVALEDARARLEPLVGENITIVARPGPGPMIVHADPGQLQRVIEQLATNARDAMPDGGTLVLEADIAGDQARLLVSDTGTGMPPDVADRVFEPFFTTKAGKGAGMGLAAAYGMVTEAGGTIAVYSEPGVGTTFRVNLPLVKVMTAPETGTLPPSGDGRTILVVEHEPALMRAATRILTVAGYRVIAAATGPEALVVVGDRTVDALITDVVMPDMTGPRLAELLHERAPTLPVIFMSGYSSGMLDATGQLDPAAPFVEKPFTAHDLLTTVHRALHRTPSAV is encoded by the coding sequence ATGCCCCGGACGGCCGCCGAAGAGACGATCGTGCCGGAACAGCTCTACATCCTGGGCAACCTGGTGATCATGGTCGCGTACGCGTCCATCATGACGGCCATCCTGGTGCCGGTGATCCGGGCGAAACAGTTGTGGAGCAACAAGCTCGCCGTGACCACCTCGATGATCTTCTTCAGTTGCGCGGTGGGTCATGGGCTGCACGCCTTCATGGCCATCCGCGCCTCGCAGGACGGCGGGCACGGGCATCTGCAGCCCGGCTGGGAGTGGCCCTCGGCCGCCTGGGACCTGTTCACCGCGCTCGTCGGCGTCTACTACTGGACCCTGCGCCGCAGCTACAAGGTGCTGCTGGGTGGCTCGATCTTCACCTCGCCCGGCGAGCAGCACCGGATCTCCGAGGCCGACGCCCGCGAGCAGGCCGCCCGCAACGCGGCCGAGAAGCACCGCGCCACCCTGGCCGCAGTGGTCGAGCACACCGACGACGCGATCATCGGCGTGAACCTGGAGGGCCGGGTCACCGCCTGGAACCGCGGCGCCGAGCGGTTGTTCGGCTACAACGCGGGCTCGGCCATCGGGCAGCCCATGTCGATCTTCTCGGGTGACTCGGCCGCGGCCGACCAGATGGCGATGATCGCCCGTGTCCGGCACGGCGAGCGCGTCCACTACGAAGCCCGGCGCGTGCACCGCAACGGCTCACCTCTGGAACTGTCGATCAACATGGCGCCGATCCGCGACACCGTCGGCGTGGTCACCGGCGTGTCGGTCACCGCCCGCGAGATCAGCGCGCTCAAGGCGGCCGCCGACGAACGCCGCGCCGACGAGGACCGTGCCCACCAGGTCCAGCGCATGGAAAGCCTGGGCAAACTGGCCGGCGGGCTGGCCCACGACTTCAACAACATCCTCGGCATCATCGTCAACTACACCGAGTTCGCGATCGACGAGACCGCGGACAAACCCGCCGTACGGGAAGACCTCGAGCACGTCCGAGCGGCGGCCGACCGGGCCCAGGACCTCACCCGCCAGCTGCAGACCTTCACCCGCGGCGCCGGGGGCCGGCCCGTCGACGTCGACCTCACCGTCGCCCTCGAGGACGCCCGCGCCCGCCTGGAACCCCTGGTCGGCGAGAACATCACGATCGTGGCCCGCCCCGGACCGGGCCCGATGATCGTGCACGCCGACCCCGGCCAGCTCCAGAGGGTGATCGAGCAGCTGGCCACGAACGCCCGCGACGCCATGCCCGACGGCGGCACCCTGGTGCTCGAGGCCGACATCGCCGGTGACCAGGCCCGGCTGCTCGTCTCCGACACCGGCACGGGCATGCCCCCCGACGTGGCCGACCGCGTCTTCGAGCCGTTCTTCACCACCAAGGCGGGCAAGGGCGCCGGGATGGGGCTGGCCGCCGCCTACGGCATGGTGACCGAGGCCGGCGGCACGATCGCCGTCTACTCCGAGCCCGGCGTCGGCACCACGTTCCGCGTCAACCTGCCGCTGGTGAAAGTGATGACGGCACCCGAGACCGGCACTCTGCCTCCGTCCGGCGACGGCCGTACGATCCTCGTCGTCGAACACGAACCCGCCCTGATGCGTGCGGCCACCCGGATCCTGACCGTGGCCGGCTACCGGGTGATCGCGGCCGCCACCGGGCCCGAAGCCCTGGTGGTGGTGGGAGACCGCACGGTGGACGCCCTCATCACCGACGTCGTGATGCCCGACATGACCGGGCCGCGCCTGGCCGAACTGCTGCACGAACGCGCGCCCACCCTGCCGGTGATCTTCATGTCCGGCTACAGCAGCGGCATGCTCGACGCGACCGGGCAGCTCGACCCGGCCGCCCCCTTCGTCGAGAAGCCGTTCACGGCGCACGACCTGCTGACCACTGTGCACCGGGCACTGCACCGCACGCCGTCGGCGGTCTGA
- a CDS encoding NUDIX hydrolase: MSFRLAAYAVCLDDDRVLLAHYRGSHWTLPGGKVEPGEDPYDTVTRELSEETGLEGSVTRLLGVDSRVIPAAEALAGAEHHNVGVFYLVRVTGGLLRAEPDGETAVSVWTPRAEVTGLARSGLVDVGLALARDEPATGHVAPVPVGGLVRH, from the coding sequence GTGAGTTTCCGCCTGGCCGCGTACGCCGTTTGCCTCGACGACGACCGGGTGCTGCTGGCCCACTACCGGGGCAGCCACTGGACGCTGCCCGGCGGAAAGGTCGAGCCCGGCGAAGACCCGTACGACACGGTGACCCGCGAACTGTCCGAGGAGACGGGCCTGGAAGGCTCGGTCACGCGGCTGCTCGGCGTCGACTCGCGAGTGATCCCGGCGGCCGAGGCCCTGGCCGGGGCCGAGCATCACAACGTGGGCGTCTTCTACCTCGTACGGGTCACCGGCGGTCTGTTGCGGGCCGAACCGGACGGGGAGACCGCTGTGTCGGTGTGGACGCCGCGCGCGGAGGTGACCGGGCTGGCCCGATCGGGTCTCGTCGACGTCGGGCTGGCCCTGGCCCGCGACGAGCCGGCGACCGGGCACGTCGCGCCGGTGCCGGTCGGGGGACTGGTGCGGCACTGA
- the lhgO gene encoding L-2-hydroxyglutarate oxidase, with amino-acid sequence MRDEVVGIVGAGIVGLAVARELTRRRPGRKVVVFEKEDHVAGHQTGHNSGVVHAGLYYAPGSLKATLCTRGRALLREFCQEKRIPYDECGKLVVAVESGETTRLEALAERAGANLVPGLRRVGAGEIRDIEPYAAGLAGLYSPRTAITDFAAIARAFADDVVAAGGEVRLGFPVDAVEAGPTVRSRRAAQRVDHLIICAGLQGDRLAERAGDTNGPRIVPFRGEYMRVRPAKEQLVRGMIYPVPDPRYPFLGVHFTRRVGGGLEVGPNAVLAAAREGTVSMSDLAATMSWPGTWRMAARHWRTGLHELHGSVSKRAYMRRAQLYVPEIGAADVVRGGYGVRAQALDRDGSLVDDFRIHRLGPVTAVRNAPSPAATSSMAIAGYVADAVFGRAGPDP; translated from the coding sequence GTGCGGGACGAGGTGGTCGGGATCGTCGGGGCCGGCATTGTCGGCCTGGCCGTCGCCAGGGAGCTGACGCGGCGAAGGCCTGGCCGCAAGGTGGTGGTGTTCGAGAAGGAGGACCACGTCGCGGGGCATCAGACCGGGCACAACTCCGGCGTCGTGCACGCGGGCCTCTACTACGCGCCGGGAAGTCTCAAGGCGACCCTCTGCACGCGGGGACGCGCGCTGCTGCGGGAGTTCTGTCAGGAGAAACGGATCCCGTACGACGAATGCGGGAAGCTGGTCGTGGCCGTCGAAAGCGGGGAGACGACGCGGCTGGAGGCGCTGGCCGAGCGGGCCGGCGCCAACCTGGTGCCGGGGTTGCGCCGGGTCGGGGCGGGCGAGATCCGGGACATCGAGCCGTACGCCGCCGGCCTGGCCGGGTTGTATTCCCCGCGGACGGCGATCACCGACTTCGCGGCGATCGCGCGGGCCTTCGCCGACGACGTCGTGGCGGCGGGCGGGGAGGTCAGGCTCGGGTTTCCCGTCGACGCGGTCGAGGCCGGTCCCACGGTCCGGTCCCGGCGGGCGGCGCAGCGGGTCGACCACCTGATCATCTGCGCCGGCCTGCAGGGGGATCGGCTGGCCGAGCGGGCCGGTGACACGAACGGGCCGAGGATCGTGCCGTTCCGGGGTGAGTACATGCGCGTGCGCCCGGCCAAGGAGCAACTGGTGCGCGGCATGATCTATCCCGTTCCGGATCCGCGCTACCCGTTCCTCGGCGTGCACTTCACCCGGCGGGTGGGCGGCGGGCTCGAAGTCGGTCCCAACGCCGTGCTGGCCGCGGCCCGTGAGGGCACAGTGTCGATGTCCGACCTGGCCGCCACCATGAGCTGGCCGGGCACGTGGCGGATGGCCGCGCGGCACTGGCGGACCGGGCTGCACGAGCTGCACGGCTCGGTGTCGAAACGGGCCTACATGCGAAGGGCCCAGCTGTACGTGCCGGAGATCGGGGCGGCCGACGTGGTCCGGGGCGGGTACGGCGTACGGGCGCAAGCTCTTGATCGTGACGGGAGCCTGGTGGACGACTTCCGCATCCACCGGCTCGGCCCGGTGACCGCCGTGCGGAACGCGCCCTCGCCTGCGGCCACCTCGAGCATGGCCATCGCCGGTTACGTCGCCGACGCCGTCTTCGGGCGTGCGGGTCCGGATCCTTAG
- a CDS encoding SAM-dependent methyltransferase, with protein MTESYGWVPEGVDISVPDASRVYDYALGGVHNFAVDREFWHRAERMFPGARLVARANRAFLGRAVRRLTELGVRQFLDIGSGIPTLGNVHEVAQEADPEARVMYVDIDPIAVQQSRSLLTGNPYARVIEGDLRKPDGILYHPEVLDLFDFSEPVAVLTVAVLHFVPDEADPAGLLRRLGEPLVSGSYLVVSHLGPEPTPEGREAQERARQLYEKTPTPVVIRTREQVAALLGADFELVEPGVVSATEWQPDPDEAGDPPQPTALVALGRKSDAAREPDVAGERDAAS; from the coding sequence ATGACCGAATCGTACGGGTGGGTGCCGGAGGGTGTGGACATCTCGGTGCCGGACGCGTCGCGCGTCTACGACTACGCGCTGGGCGGCGTGCACAACTTCGCCGTCGACCGGGAGTTCTGGCATCGGGCCGAGCGGATGTTCCCCGGCGCGCGCCTGGTCGCGCGGGCCAACCGGGCCTTTCTGGGCCGGGCGGTGCGCCGGCTGACCGAGCTGGGGGTCCGGCAGTTCCTCGACATCGGTTCGGGCATCCCCACGCTGGGCAACGTGCACGAGGTGGCGCAGGAGGCCGACCCCGAGGCCCGGGTGATGTATGTCGACATCGACCCGATCGCCGTGCAGCAGAGCCGCAGCCTGCTCACCGGCAACCCGTACGCCCGGGTGATCGAGGGCGACCTGCGCAAGCCCGACGGCATCCTCTACCACCCCGAGGTGCTCGACCTGTTCGACTTCTCAGAACCGGTCGCCGTGCTCACCGTGGCCGTGCTGCATTTCGTGCCCGACGAGGCCGACCCCGCGGGCCTGCTGCGCCGGCTGGGTGAGCCGCTGGTCTCCGGCAGCTATCTGGTCGTCTCCCATCTCGGCCCCGAGCCGACACCCGAGGGTCGCGAGGCGCAGGAGCGAGCCCGGCAGTTGTACGAGAAGACGCCCACCCCGGTCGTGATCCGCACCCGGGAGCAGGTGGCCGCGCTTCTCGGTGCCGACTTCGAGCTGGTCGAGCCGGGTGTGGTCAGCGCGACCGAGTGGCAGCCCGACCCCGACGAGGCCGGCGACCCGCCACAGCCGACCGCCCTGGTCGCGCTGGGCCGGAAAAGCGATGCCGCGCGGGAACCCGACGTCGCTGGGGAACGAGACGCCGCGTCATGA
- a CDS encoding putative bifunctional diguanylate cyclase/phosphodiesterase, translated as MTLDELTDAWLRGVAAAGFVPGVRARARAALRDLLEEFVAAVRAEPFDPAPGHRIGAELVDLRMSAPPVLGTTVHLLAAHLPATLGGGDPVRARVLALLDSLVVGFVAAQRDAAVRAAEEMNRSEKIHWRAVQLDLQRRLQQAVLHRTDTGLPNEQHLRKTLAELDGDQRLGLLLLGLDRYDELADTVGQDQGARLLAAVARRLRPLGVLAHLADDRFAVLVTGTTGPDDLIKVADQAGRLLAAPFPIDGHRLHVNACIGLVEGPVAGSDPDGWLHDARLALRWARHDRRGPELFDPDRAAAERRRHRLAAEMPAALDRGEFVLHYQPLVRLADGVMIGVEALARWNRPGAPGPQQFIGVAERTGLIRRLGRVLLEQACRRGAAADRELLISVNLSPVQLAGPGLVADVADILHRTGLPAARLQLEITETAEALPYRAVLTALGDLGVRLALDDFGTGYSSLAVLTGLPFTEAKLAAEFLAGAGHGGVLRHVIEACHTMGMTVTAEGIETAEQANVLRELGCDHGQGYHVGRPAPW; from the coding sequence ATGACTCTCGACGAGCTCACCGACGCCTGGTTGCGCGGGGTCGCGGCCGCGGGTTTCGTCCCCGGCGTCCGCGCCCGGGCCCGCGCCGCGCTGCGTGACCTGCTCGAGGAGTTCGTCGCGGCCGTCCGGGCGGAGCCGTTCGATCCCGCCCCGGGCCATCGGATCGGCGCCGAACTGGTCGATCTCCGCATGTCGGCGCCCCCGGTGCTCGGCACGACCGTCCATCTGCTGGCCGCCCACCTGCCCGCGACGCTCGGCGGCGGCGACCCGGTCCGCGCCCGGGTCCTGGCTCTGCTGGACAGCCTGGTCGTCGGTTTCGTCGCGGCTCAGCGCGACGCTGCCGTGCGCGCGGCCGAGGAGATGAACCGCTCCGAGAAGATCCATTGGCGGGCCGTGCAGCTCGACCTGCAGCGCCGCCTGCAGCAGGCCGTGCTGCACCGGACCGACACCGGTCTGCCCAACGAGCAGCATCTGCGCAAGACCCTGGCCGAGCTCGACGGCGACCAGCGGCTGGGCCTGCTGCTGCTCGGCCTCGACCGGTACGACGAGCTGGCCGACACCGTGGGCCAGGACCAGGGCGCCCGCCTGCTGGCCGCGGTCGCGCGACGGCTGCGGCCGCTGGGCGTTCTGGCGCATCTGGCCGACGACCGGTTCGCCGTGCTGGTCACCGGCACCACCGGCCCCGACGACCTGATCAAGGTGGCCGATCAGGCGGGCCGGCTGCTGGCCGCGCCGTTCCCGATCGACGGTCACCGCCTGCACGTCAACGCCTGCATCGGCCTGGTCGAGGGTCCGGTCGCGGGCAGCGATCCCGACGGCTGGCTGCACGACGCCCGGCTGGCGCTGCGCTGGGCGCGGCACGACCGCCGTGGCCCCGAGCTCTTCGACCCCGACCGGGCCGCCGCCGAGCGCCGCCGGCACCGGCTCGCCGCGGAGATGCCGGCCGCCCTCGACCGCGGCGAGTTCGTGCTGCACTACCAGCCCCTGGTGCGGCTCGCGGACGGCGTGATGATCGGCGTCGAGGCGCTGGCCCGCTGGAACCGGCCCGGCGCGCCCGGGCCCCAGCAGTTCATCGGGGTGGCCGAGCGGACGGGCCTGATCCGCCGGTTGGGCCGCGTGCTGCTCGAGCAGGCCTGCCGGCGGGGCGCGGCGGCGGATCGTGAGCTGCTGATCAGCGTCAACCTGTCGCCGGTGCAGCTGGCCGGGCCCGGGCTGGTGGCCGACGTGGCCGACATCCTGCACCGTACGGGTCTGCCCGCGGCCCGCCTCCAGCTGGAGATCACCGAGACGGCCGAGGCGCTGCCGTACCGGGCGGTGCTGACGGCGCTGGGCGACCTGGGCGTCCGGCTGGCCCTGGACGACTTCGGCACCGGTTACTCCAGCCTGGCCGTGCTCACCGGCCTGCCGTTCACCGAGGCCAAGCTGGCCGCCGAGTTCCTCGCGGGGGCCGGGCACGGCGGGGTGCTGCGCCATGTCATCGAGGCCTGCCACACGATGGGTATGACTGTCACCGCCGAGGGTATCGAGACCGCCGAGCAGGCGAACGTCCTGCGCGAACTCGGGTGCGACCACGGTCAGGGCTACCATGTGGGCCGACCAGCGCCCTGGTGA
- a CDS encoding CU044_2847 family protein — MPNELMQVQAEDGSAVLMEIDAPDAGFGEVSFDGKVFKSRETLEDALHGVRSIALKTLDAFRGGAGGADTVELEFGVKFKAEAESAVFARTATEGHLVVRLSWSGDGQAVGRPYLDDDEPE; from the coding sequence GTGCCGAATGAGCTGATGCAGGTGCAGGCCGAGGACGGCAGCGCCGTGCTGATGGAGATCGACGCGCCGGACGCGGGGTTCGGCGAGGTCTCGTTCGACGGCAAGGTCTTCAAGTCGCGCGAGACACTCGAGGACGCTCTGCACGGGGTGCGCAGCATCGCCCTCAAGACGCTCGACGCGTTCCGGGGCGGGGCCGGCGGCGCCGACACGGTCGAGCTCGAGTTCGGCGTGAAGTTCAAGGCCGAGGCCGAGTCGGCCGTCTTCGCCCGCACGGCCACCGAAGGTCATCTGGTCGTGCGGCTGTCGTGGTCGGGCGACGGCCAGGCGGTGGGCCGGCCCTACCTCGACGACGACGAGCCGGAGTGA
- a CDS encoding AbfB domain-containing protein — protein sequence MPDEDKPDGLRIGGWVPPYRDTNGPLSPPVPPRRRGPAAALSAALWTGPIRRHTGSGLGRRAVAALATGAVIAIAGLTALTLGGGDDDASLSQRVVLPPFEPSAPVEIQPAPGASSPGPGSVTRTPTRARATEAARTRPATRPATTAPATTGPAGPPPARLVADRTVGLVPADNPAYRLRHRDFTARLDDIDARSSREARQDSRFTVRRGLAAPGCFSLESANYDGYFLRHRDYELHLDRWDSSELYQKDATFCARPVRGGNALVLESVNYPGFFLVARTSGVRIERVAAAQATAFLVREPL from the coding sequence ATGCCCGACGAGGATAAGCCGGACGGTCTGCGGATCGGCGGCTGGGTCCCGCCGTATCGCGACACCAACGGCCCGCTGAGTCCTCCCGTCCCACCCCGCCGGCGCGGGCCTGCCGCCGCCCTGTCGGCGGCGCTGTGGACCGGCCCGATCCGCCGCCACACCGGCTCCGGCCTGGGTCGCCGGGCGGTGGCCGCGCTGGCCACGGGCGCGGTGATCGCGATCGCGGGCCTCACGGCGCTCACCCTCGGCGGGGGTGACGACGACGCCTCGCTGTCGCAGCGGGTGGTGCTACCGCCCTTCGAGCCGTCGGCCCCGGTCGAGATCCAGCCCGCGCCCGGCGCGAGCAGCCCCGGCCCCGGCTCGGTGACCCGCACCCCCACGCGGGCCCGGGCCACCGAGGCCGCCCGCACGCGGCCGGCGACCCGGCCCGCCACCACCGCGCCCGCCACCACCGGGCCGGCCGGCCCGCCCCCGGCCCGGCTGGTGGCCGACCGCACGGTCGGGCTCGTGCCCGCCGACAACCCGGCCTACCGGCTGCGGCACCGCGACTTCACGGCCCGGCTCGACGACATCGACGCCCGCAGTTCCCGCGAGGCCCGGCAGGACTCCCGGTTCACCGTGCGGCGCGGGCTGGCCGCGCCGGGCTGCTTCTCGCTGGAATCGGCGAACTACGACGGTTACTTCCTGCGGCACCGCGACTACGAACTGCACCTCGACCGGTGGGACAGTTCCGAGCTCTACCAGAAGGACGCCACCTTCTGCGCCCGCCCGGTGCGCGGTGGCAACGCGCTGGTCCTGGAATCGGTCAACTACCCGGGCTTCTTCCTGGTCGCGCGGACCAGCGGCGTCCGCATCGAGCGGGTCGCCGCCGCGCAAGCCACAGCCTTCCTCGTACGGGAACCGCTGTGA